One region of Ammospiza caudacuta isolate bAmmCau1 chromosome 22, bAmmCau1.pri, whole genome shotgun sequence genomic DNA includes:
- the ERRFI1 gene encoding ERBB receptor feedback inhibitor 1 translates to MSTAGVAAQEMRVPLKTGFLHTSQGMGSLKTCWGTHSGFENTFFNVEPIAVTYNLNSSTEQHLPSIGHSSNQPSMNDHVAGSCIQVPSQKSSPPPVSPKIEQPISRYDDHLVPGFSKLSLTMGCVSEETPPHMPIKTGPIPFLSASSNDRSCRPLPPLPISEDFAPDEVDKEVEFLTSSDTDFLLEDYELPPFKSSAPSRRSFRGCGQINYAYFDSPAGPKPEEANPTQSLNVYISSIYPPPQQLHRRLRRSHSGPAGSLNKPIVRLTGHFNRSSPTSDEDKPEIPPRVPIPPRALKPDYRRWSAEVASSAYSDEDRPPKVPPREPLSRSNSRTPSPKSLPSYLNGVMPPTQSFAPDPKYVSSKALQRQNSEGSSNRVPCILPIIENGKKASSTHYYLLPERPPYLDKYEKFFREAEERSSNTEVQSWSGDCTATSAPIKLDSKPRMDMGGPLKRKHLSYVVSP, encoded by the exons ATGTCAACTGCAGGAGTTGCTGCTCAGGAGATGAGAGTCCCCTTAAAAACCGGATTTCTGCACACCAGTCAAGGCATGGGCAGCCTGAAAACCTGCTGGGGCACCCACAGTGGATTTGAAAA tacttTCTTCAATGTGGAGCCTATAGCAGTGACATATAATTTAAACTCATCAACCGAGCAACATTTGCCATCCATCG GGCACTCTTCCAACCAGCCTTCCATGAATGACCACGTTGCTGGAAGTTGCATCCAAGTCCCATCTCAGAAATCCAGTCCACCTCCTGTGAGTCCCAAAATTGAACAGCCAATTTCAAGGTATGACGACCACCTCGTTCCTGGCTTCAGTAAACTCTCACTGACCATGGGCTGTGTTTCTGAAGAAACCCCTCCTCACATGCCAATAAAAACTGGAccaattccatttctgtctGCATCTTCTAACGACCGCAGCTGCAGGCCACTGCCCCCTCTGCCCATATCTGAAGACTTTGCTCCAGATGAGGTTGACAAAGAGGTGGAATTCCTGACTAGCTCAGACACTGACTTTTTGTTAGAAGATTATGAACTTCCTCCTTTCAAATCCAGTGCTCCAAGCCGGCGGAGCTTTAGGGGCTGTGGACAAATCAATTATGCGTATTTTGATTCTCCAGCAGGACCAAAACCAGAAGAAGCCAACCCTACACAAAGCCTGAATGTGTACATATCCAGTATTTATCCTCCCCCCCAGCAGCTGCATCGGCGCCTGCGAAGGTCCCACTCTGGGCCAGCTGGATCTCTCAACAAACCCATAGTGAGACTAACTGGACACTTCAACAGGTCATCTCCAACTTCTGATGAAGACAAACCAGAGATTCCACCAAGGGTTCCCATACCCCCACGGGCTCTCAAGCCAGACTACAGGAGGTGGTCAGCAGAAGTTGCTTCCAGTGCATACAGTGATGAAGACAGGCCCCCCAAAGTGCCCCCTCGTGAGCCTTTGTCCCGCAGCAATTCCcgcacccccagccccaaaagCCTCCCATCATACCTCAATGGGGTCATGCCCCCCACCCAGAGCTTTGCACCTGATCCTAAATATGTCAGCAGCAAAGCTCTACAAAGACAAAACAGTGAAGGATCTTCCAACAGGGTCCCTTGCATTCTTCCAATTATTGAAAATGGTAAGAAGGCCAGTTCAACGCACTACTATCTCTTACCAGAGAGACCTCCCTATTTGGACAAGTATGAGAAATTCTTCAGAGAAGCAGAGGAGAGGAGCTCTAACACTGAGGTTCAGTCCTGGTCTGGTGACTGCACAGCCACCTCAGCCCCAATAAAACTGGACTCAAAGCCCAGAATGGACATGGGTGGTCCCCTGAAAAGAAAACACCTGTCCTATGTGGTTTCCCCATAG